The proteins below come from a single Trichocoleus desertorum ATA4-8-CV12 genomic window:
- a CDS encoding ABC transporter substrate-binding protein, which translates to MNRFALLKQLRCGSVAVACVVGLAIASCQSSNNPDGANQSPAATDTANAKGLKLGALLPATGDLSAVGPPLLDSVSLLVQTVNQCGGVNQAPVSLVSEDDQTEPAAGAEAMAKLVEVDRVAGVVGSFPSSVSSAAVDVAVRNRVMLISPASTSPTFTERAKKGDFQGFWARTAPPDTYQAQALAKLAQQRKYQRVSTIVINDDYGVGLEREFTQAFKQQGGTVAGEDKPARYDPKATTFESEAAIAFGNKPDAVAAFIYGETGSLFLKAAYQQGLSQGVQIMLTDGGYSEDFAEQVGKTQDGKYILAGAIGTIPSADGQALAAFTKLWQQKQAKPISAFVPHAWDAAALLVLAAEAADNNTGEGIKSQLREVAGPSGTPVTDVCDGLARLQKGEQIDYQGASGNVDIDENGDVVSSYDVWTVKDDGTLTTIGKVNPAE; encoded by the coding sequence ATGAACAGATTTGCTTTGCTGAAGCAGTTGAGGTGTGGTTCGGTAGCGGTTGCTTGTGTGGTTGGTTTGGCGATCGCATCTTGCCAAAGCTCTAACAATCCTGACGGTGCTAATCAATCTCCTGCTGCTACTGATACTGCCAATGCCAAAGGGCTGAAGCTGGGAGCCTTACTACCTGCCACAGGTGATCTGTCTGCGGTGGGGCCACCACTTCTGGATTCTGTTTCGTTATTAGTGCAAACCGTGAATCAATGCGGTGGAGTGAATCAGGCTCCTGTGAGTTTGGTGTCGGAAGATGACCAGACTGAACCTGCGGCTGGTGCGGAAGCAATGGCCAAGCTGGTGGAAGTGGATCGAGTTGCGGGGGTGGTGGGTTCTTTCCCTAGTAGCGTTTCGAGTGCAGCGGTGGATGTGGCAGTCCGCAACCGAGTCATGCTAATTTCTCCCGCTAGCACTAGCCCAACGTTTACGGAACGAGCTAAAAAAGGCGATTTTCAGGGCTTTTGGGCGCGGACTGCTCCACCCGATACCTATCAGGCTCAGGCTCTAGCTAAATTGGCCCAGCAACGGAAATACCAGCGAGTTTCGACGATTGTGATCAACGATGATTACGGCGTGGGGTTGGAGCGAGAGTTTACGCAAGCTTTTAAGCAGCAGGGTGGCACGGTGGCTGGTGAAGACAAACCTGCTCGCTATGACCCCAAAGCAACAACTTTTGAATCAGAAGCCGCGATCGCCTTTGGTAATAAACCGGATGCTGTTGCGGCATTTATCTACGGTGAGACAGGCAGCTTGTTCCTCAAAGCCGCTTACCAACAAGGGCTGAGCCAAGGGGTGCAGATTATGCTAACCGATGGTGGCTATTCCGAGGACTTTGCCGAACAGGTCGGTAAAACCCAGGATGGTAAATATATCCTGGCAGGGGCGATCGGCACGATTCCGAGCGCAGATGGTCAAGCTTTGGCCGCTTTCACGAAGCTCTGGCAACAAAAACAAGCTAAACCCATAAGTGCTTTTGTCCCCCATGCTTGGGATGCAGCAGCGCTTTTAGTCTTGGCAGCAGAAGCGGCAGACAACAACACGGGCGAAGGAATCAAGAGCCAACTCCGGGAAGTGGCTGGCCCGTCTGGAACGCCTGTAACAGATGTCTGCGACGGTTTGGCCCGTCTGCAAAAGGGTGAGCAAATCGACTACCAAGGTGCTAGCGGCAATGTAGACATTGATGAGAATGGCGATGTGGTCAGCAGCTATGATGTCTGGACAGTCAAGGATGACGGCACGTTAACGACGATTGGCAAGGTGAATCCTGCTGAGTAG
- a CDS encoding DUF1653 domain-containing protein, translated as MSNVKLGRYEHFKGKTYEVMGVGKHSETEEELVIYRRVGDDQLWLRPVSMFQEHVQHEGRSVPRFEYVENRMQGRFEREN; from the coding sequence ATGAGCAATGTCAAGCTAGGTCGATATGAACACTTTAAAGGCAAGACTTACGAGGTAATGGGAGTTGGCAAGCACTCGGAAACTGAAGAAGAACTTGTGATTTATCGACGGGTTGGTGATGATCAATTGTGGCTAAGGCCCGTAAGCATGTTTCAGGAGCATGTTCAGCATGAAGGACGCTCAGTTCCCCGCTTCGAATATGTAGAGAACCGCATGCAAGGTCGATTTGAACGTGAGAACTGA
- a CDS encoding NUDIX hydrolase, giving the protein MTYRNPIPTVDIIIEMSDRPHRPIVLIERLNEPYGWAIPGGFVDYGEPVEVAARREAQEETGLAVELIEQFQVYSDPNRDPRKHTLSVVFIAVAKGEPQAGDDAKGIALFEPWRVPENLCFDHDRILRDYWRYRHYGMRPRLG; this is encoded by the coding sequence GTGACCTACCGTAATCCAATTCCCACGGTTGACATCATTATTGAGATGAGCGATCGCCCTCATCGCCCGATTGTGCTGATTGAGCGGCTGAATGAGCCTTATGGTTGGGCCATTCCAGGGGGGTTTGTGGACTATGGGGAGCCTGTGGAGGTAGCTGCCCGACGGGAAGCCCAGGAGGAAACGGGTTTAGCGGTTGAGTTGATTGAGCAGTTTCAGGTGTATTCGGACCCTAACCGCGATCCTCGTAAACATACGCTGAGTGTGGTGTTTATTGCGGTGGCGAAGGGAGAGCCGCAGGCGGGGGATGATGCGAAGGGGATTGCGCTATTTGAGCCTTGGCGGGTGCCTGAGAATTTGTGTTTTGATCACGATCGGATTTTGCGGGATTATTGGCGGTATCGGCATTATGGGATGCGGCCTCGTTTGGGTTAG
- the menB gene encoding 1,4-dihydroxy-2-naphthoyl-CoA synthase, whose translation MQVEWQVAKTYEDILYHKADGIAKITINRPHKRNAFRPKTVFELYDAFANAREDSRIGVVLFTGAGPHTDGKYAFCAGGDQSVRGQGGYVDDEGVPRLNVLDLQRLIRSMPKVVIALVAGYAIGGGHVLHILCDLTIAADNAIFGQTGPKVGSFDGGFGASYLARLVGQKKAREIWYLCRQYDAAQALEMGLVNCVVPVEQLEAEGIQWAQEILEKSPIAIRCLKSAFNADCDGQAGLQELAGNATLLYYMTEEGAEGKEAFLEKRQPNFRQYPWLP comes from the coding sequence ATGCAAGTTGAATGGCAAGTTGCCAAAACCTACGAAGACATCCTGTATCACAAAGCGGATGGCATCGCCAAAATTACCATTAACCGCCCCCACAAACGCAACGCCTTTCGTCCCAAAACGGTGTTTGAGCTTTATGATGCCTTTGCCAATGCCCGTGAAGATAGCCGGATTGGAGTCGTTCTCTTCACTGGGGCAGGACCGCATACAGATGGTAAATATGCCTTCTGCGCCGGGGGTGACCAAAGTGTGCGGGGTCAAGGCGGTTACGTAGATGATGAAGGGGTACCGCGACTCAACGTCCTCGACTTGCAACGTTTGATTCGCTCCATGCCCAAGGTAGTGATTGCTTTGGTAGCAGGTTACGCGATCGGTGGTGGGCATGTTCTCCACATTCTTTGCGATTTAACGATCGCCGCAGATAATGCCATTTTTGGGCAGACGGGGCCGAAGGTAGGCAGCTTCGATGGTGGGTTTGGAGCCAGCTACTTAGCTCGGTTAGTAGGACAAAAAAAAGCCCGCGAAATTTGGTATCTCTGCCGTCAGTACGACGCGGCCCAAGCGCTAGAAATGGGTTTGGTGAATTGTGTGGTGCCTGTGGAACAGTTAGAAGCGGAGGGCATCCAATGGGCACAGGAAATTCTAGAGAAAAGTCCGATCGCGATTCGCTGCCTCAAATCGGCTTTTAATGCAGACTGTGACGGCCAAGCAGGCTTACAAGAATTAGCTGGGAATGCGACTTTGCTCTACTACATGACGGAAGAAGGAGCTGAAGGAAAAGAAGCGTTCTTAGAAAAGCGTCAACCTAACTTCCGCCAATACCCCTGGTTACCTTAA
- the malQ gene encoding 4-alpha-glucanotransferase — MPFPRASGILLHPTSLPGRYGIGDLGLEAHQFIDFLAHSEQRLWQILPLGSTGYGNSPYMSFSTMAGNPLLISPDILRDNGFLSEEDLRDVPDFPLDKIDFDRVIAWKMPLLRQACENFKQKASPIQQTEFEGFCRGKASWLEDYALFMALLDAQEGGSWVEWPEELRLRKPEALDLWRDKLADEVYFQKFLQFEFFRQWRELKTYSNAQNIRIIGDIPIYVAHNSSDVWGNPEVFQLDSETGQPTEVAGVPPDYFSETGQLWGNPLYNWSHLESTNFAWWVERVRENLAHVDMIRIDHFRGLEAYWSVPAGEETAINGEWIKAPGYKLFETIRDQLGSLPIIAEDLGSIDQAVLDLRDHFGFPGMKILHFAFGSDAKNTYLPFNVEANSVIYTGTHDNDTTVGWYQQAPDYERDRLHRYLGCTGPDGIAWDMIRLTMSSVANQAIIPIQDVFSLGTDARMNAPGTAENNWAWRFRGEALTEDYSNRLKELVYIYGRQGD, encoded by the coding sequence ATGCCCTTTCCCCGTGCCAGTGGTATCCTGTTACATCCAACGAGTCTACCCGGTCGTTATGGCATTGGTGATCTAGGGCTGGAAGCGCATCAGTTTATTGATTTTCTAGCTCATAGTGAACAACGGCTGTGGCAAATACTGCCCCTTGGCTCTACGGGTTATGGCAACTCTCCCTACATGAGCTTCTCCACGATGGCAGGGAATCCGTTGCTGATTAGCCCTGACATCTTGAGAGACAATGGTTTCCTCAGCGAAGAAGATCTGCGCGATGTCCCCGATTTCCCGCTAGACAAGATTGACTTTGATCGAGTGATTGCCTGGAAGATGCCTTTGCTGCGGCAAGCTTGCGAGAATTTCAAGCAGAAAGCCAGCCCGATTCAGCAAACAGAATTTGAAGGATTTTGTCGCGGCAAAGCCAGTTGGCTAGAAGACTACGCCTTATTTATGGCGCTGCTGGACGCTCAGGAAGGCGGGAGCTGGGTGGAATGGCCCGAAGAACTGCGGTTGCGGAAGCCAGAAGCTTTGGATCTATGGCGAGACAAGCTAGCCGATGAAGTCTACTTCCAAAAATTCTTGCAGTTCGAGTTCTTCCGGCAGTGGCGAGAGCTAAAAACTTACAGTAATGCTCAAAACATCCGGATTATTGGGGATATCCCCATTTATGTCGCCCACAATAGCTCGGACGTTTGGGGCAATCCAGAAGTATTTCAACTAGACTCAGAAACTGGACAGCCGACAGAAGTTGCAGGCGTACCACCGGATTATTTTTCGGAAACGGGACAGCTTTGGGGCAATCCGCTCTACAACTGGAGCCATCTGGAATCCACTAACTTTGCTTGGTGGGTGGAGCGAGTCCGGGAAAATCTGGCCCATGTAGATATGATTCGGATTGACCACTTCCGGGGCTTGGAAGCTTACTGGTCAGTGCCTGCGGGTGAAGAGACGGCAATTAACGGGGAGTGGATTAAGGCTCCGGGCTATAAGCTGTTCGAAACGATTCGGGATCAGTTGGGCAGCTTGCCCATCATCGCTGAGGACTTAGGCTCGATCGATCAGGCTGTGTTGGACCTCAGAGACCATTTTGGCTTCCCTGGCATGAAGATCCTGCACTTTGCCTTTGGCAGTGATGCCAAGAATACCTATCTGCCGTTCAATGTAGAAGCTAATAGCGTCATCTATACGGGCACCCATGATAACGATACGACTGTGGGTTGGTATCAGCAAGCTCCAGATTATGAACGCGATCGCCTGCACCGCTACTTGGGCTGTACTGGGCCTGATGGAATTGCCTGGGACATGATTCGTTTGACGATGAGTTCGGTGGCGAATCAAGCGATTATTCCGATTCAGGACGTATTCAGCTTAGGGACTGATGCTCGGATGAATGCTCCTGGTACCGCAGAAAATAACTGGGCTTGGCGCTTCCGAGGCGAGGCACTCACGGAAGACTACAGCAACCGCCTCAAAGAGCTGGTTTACATCTATGGTCGTCAAGGAGATTAG
- a CDS encoding TerB family tellurite resistance protein, giving the protein MDQSQISAETLELLCRITGQELQQDKLNPLLVFLAALVTVLLGVMLVDRAIADAEKQELQQTLNSFLTLDDQTRELAQQLVTGVQRHQIYIIPNELLKLTVLLSKSEKVLLIGLGYKMAAADGEVDLRESMYLQAIASRLSLSTSEVAVLANGYSSEPDDLEASNTIKDFLLPEQFQLPLLVDIANQFSTSLSVSS; this is encoded by the coding sequence ATGGATCAATCACAAATCAGCGCGGAAACCCTAGAGCTTCTCTGCCGCATCACGGGCCAAGAGTTGCAGCAGGACAAGTTAAATCCCCTGCTAGTGTTTCTGGCGGCTTTGGTCACGGTACTCCTAGGCGTCATGCTAGTAGATCGGGCGATCGCAGATGCCGAGAAGCAAGAGTTGCAGCAGACGCTTAACTCGTTTCTGACGTTGGATGACCAAACCCGTGAGCTGGCACAACAACTGGTCACTGGAGTGCAGCGGCATCAGATTTACATCATTCCGAATGAGCTGCTCAAGCTCACAGTACTCCTTTCTAAGTCAGAAAAGGTATTGCTCATTGGCTTAGGCTACAAAATGGCCGCAGCGGATGGTGAAGTAGATCTGCGGGAGAGTATGTATTTACAGGCGATCGCCAGCCGTTTGTCGCTATCTACTTCTGAGGTGGCGGTTTTAGCGAATGGTTATTCGTCAGAACCTGACGACCTAGAAGCCTCAAACACTATTAAAGATTTTCTGCTGCCAGAACAATTTCAGCTGCCGCTCTTAGTTGATATTGCCAACCAATTTTCTACTAGCCTATCGGTATCTTCGTAG
- a CDS encoding RidA family protein → MTRKVIRTEQAPAPVGPYNQAIAASGQMVFVAGQIALDPQTGAIVGEGDVVRQTEQVMANLEAILKAAGATFADVVRTTVFLADMNDFAAVNGIYARHFDEATAPARACVQVARLPKDVRVEIDCIAVI, encoded by the coding sequence ATGACGCGCAAGGTAATTCGGACAGAGCAGGCTCCCGCTCCGGTGGGGCCATATAATCAGGCGATCGCGGCGAGTGGTCAGATGGTGTTTGTGGCGGGTCAAATCGCGCTTGATCCTCAAACGGGGGCGATCGTGGGTGAGGGTGATGTGGTGCGGCAGACGGAACAGGTGATGGCGAATTTAGAGGCTATCCTGAAGGCAGCGGGGGCAACGTTTGCAGATGTGGTCAGAACTACAGTATTTCTGGCTGACATGAATGACTTTGCAGCGGTTAATGGCATCTACGCTCGCCATTTTGACGAAGCTACTGCACCAGCCCGGGCCTGTGTTCAAGTCGCTCGCCTTCCTAAGGATGTTCGAGTCGAAATTGACTGCATCGCAGTTATTTAA
- the menD gene encoding 2-succinyl-5-enolpyruvyl-6-hydroxy-3-cyclohexene-1-carboxylic-acid synthase — translation MSIDFSNTNSVWASILAETLARLGLRRAVVCPGSRSTPLAIAFAQHPEVEAIPVLDERSAAFFALGLARQSGLPVVLVCTSGTAGANFYPAVIEARQSRVPLLVLTADRPPELRDCNAGQAIDQQKLFGNFPNWYAELAIPALDGGLLRYLRQTMVYAWERSLWPMAGPVHLNLPLRDPLAPIADPAVEGGRSQFDSAQFFAAVQPMTEVDTAGVSNIQLPLTTWQACERGVIVAGPAQPRSPVEYCTAVAQLSAALGWPVLTEGLSPLRNYADLNHNLISTYDLLLRNRRLAAKLAPEMVIRIGEMPTSKELRLWLERVQPQQWIVDPSDRNLDPLHGHTTHLRLAIEQLAPLLPPGYSQTSPPSPLLQERGAIGGVRSTNSYLKDWCSAEAQVRQKLDQTMSDTEAWFEGKVAWLLSQHLAPGAPLFIANSMPVRDVEFFWKPGNTAIKPYFNRGANGIDGTLSTALGVAHGNQSSVLLTGDLALLHDTNGFLLRNKLVGHLTIIVVNNNGGGIFEMLPIAQFEQVFEEFFATPQAVDFAPLCQTYGVEYELIQTWPQLVDRLNPLPQSGIRVLEVRTDRKADSAWRRTHLAKFASNCQN, via the coding sequence ATGTCGATTGATTTCAGTAATACAAATTCTGTTTGGGCTTCGATCCTGGCAGAAACGTTGGCTCGTCTAGGTTTGAGGAGGGCGGTGGTTTGTCCAGGGTCTCGGTCTACGCCATTGGCGATCGCGTTTGCTCAGCACCCTGAGGTTGAAGCAATTCCAGTGTTGGATGAGCGATCGGCGGCGTTTTTTGCTTTAGGCTTGGCGCGGCAGTCGGGGTTGCCTGTGGTGTTGGTTTGTACGTCGGGGACGGCGGGGGCAAATTTTTATCCGGCGGTGATTGAGGCACGGCAGAGTCGGGTGCCGTTGTTGGTGCTAACGGCGGATCGGCCCCCAGAGTTGCGCGATTGCAATGCAGGGCAAGCGATCGATCAGCAAAAGTTATTTGGGAACTTTCCCAATTGGTATGCGGAGTTAGCGATCCCTGCTTTAGATGGGGGTTTGCTTCGGTATCTGCGTCAAACGATGGTTTATGCCTGGGAACGATCGCTTTGGCCTATGGCGGGTCCGGTGCATCTCAATCTGCCTTTGCGTGACCCGTTGGCTCCGATTGCTGATCCGGCGGTGGAGGGGGGGCGATCGCAGTTTGACTCGGCTCAGTTTTTTGCAGCAGTGCAGCCTATGACGGAGGTTGATACGGCTGGGGTGAGCAATATTCAGTTGCCGCTGACGACTTGGCAAGCTTGCGAACGGGGTGTGATTGTTGCTGGCCCTGCTCAACCGCGATCGCCTGTGGAGTACTGTACAGCGGTGGCACAACTGTCGGCGGCGTTGGGTTGGCCTGTGCTGACGGAAGGCTTGTCGCCGCTGAGAAACTACGCGGATCTCAATCACAATCTGATTTCTACCTACGATTTGCTGTTGCGGAATCGGCGCTTAGCAGCGAAACTCGCGCCTGAGATGGTGATCCGGATTGGAGAAATGCCGACGAGTAAAGAGTTGCGGCTCTGGCTAGAAAGGGTACAGCCGCAGCAGTGGATTGTTGATCCGAGCGATCGCAATTTAGATCCGCTGCATGGTCACACCACTCATTTACGGCTGGCGATCGAGCAGTTGGCTCCGCTGTTGCCGCCTGGATATAGTCAAACCTCTCCCCCATCCCCTCTCCTACAGGAGAGGGGTGCCATAGGCGGGGTGAGGTCTACCAATAGTTACCTCAAGGATTGGTGTAGTGCTGAGGCGCAGGTGCGGCAAAAGCTAGACCAAACGATGTCAGATACAGAAGCGTGGTTTGAGGGCAAAGTCGCTTGGTTGTTGTCCCAGCATTTGGCCCCTGGTGCGCCTTTGTTTATTGCCAACAGCATGCCTGTCCGGGATGTAGAGTTTTTCTGGAAACCAGGCAATACAGCGATCAAGCCTTACTTCAACCGGGGGGCAAACGGTATTGATGGCACGTTGTCTACCGCTTTAGGGGTGGCGCATGGTAATCAAAGCAGTGTTCTGTTGACAGGAGACTTAGCGCTGCTCCACGATACCAATGGATTTTTGCTCAGAAACAAGCTGGTAGGGCATTTGACCATTATTGTAGTCAACAACAATGGCGGTGGTATTTTCGAGATGCTGCCGATCGCTCAGTTTGAGCAGGTGTTTGAAGAATTCTTTGCGACCCCTCAAGCAGTTGACTTCGCGCCACTCTGCCAAACCTACGGGGTGGAGTATGAACTAATTCAAACCTGGCCCCAGTTAGTGGATCGTTTGAACCCCCTCCCTCAAAGCGGCATCCGAGTGCTGGAGGTGCGGACCGATCGCAAGGCAGACAGTGCTTGGCGGCGGACTCACTTAGCAAAATTTGCCTCTAATTGCCAAAATTGA